A single genomic interval of uncultured Desulfobulbus sp. harbors:
- a CDS encoding HAD hydrolase-like protein, which translates to MLNPRILPSEIGFDFDGVIADTVEAFIRLACEQYDHCGIRPEDITDFTVEHCLGMETDIAESIFLEILHDSVGTGLLPMPGSVEVLSELADHAQVTIVTARPLAEPVHEWLQLTFSKDVYDRMRVVAMGDHDDKVRHIQQLGLRTFVDDRAETCLQMHHAGIRSIVFSQPWNRHRHTLPSVQSWQEIRNLCL; encoded by the coding sequence ATGCTGAACCCGCGAATTCTCCCCTCTGAAATCGGTTTTGATTTTGACGGGGTCATCGCCGATACGGTCGAGGCCTTTATCCGCCTGGCCTGTGAGCAATACGATCACTGCGGCATTCGTCCGGAGGATATCACCGACTTCACCGTGGAGCACTGCTTGGGCATGGAGACAGACATTGCCGAGTCCATTTTCCTTGAAATACTTCACGATTCGGTGGGCACCGGCCTCCTCCCCATGCCCGGTTCGGTGGAGGTCCTGAGTGAGCTGGCCGACCATGCCCAGGTGACCATTGTCACGGCGCGCCCCCTGGCGGAACCGGTCCACGAGTGGCTGCAGCTCACCTTCTCCAAAGACGTCTATGACCGGATGCGGGTGGTGGCCATGGGGGATCACGACGACAAAGTCCGCCATATTCAGCAGTTGGGGTTGCGCACCTTTGTTGACGATCGGGCGGAAACCTGCCTGCAGATGCACCACGCCGGGATCCGTTCCATCGTCTTCAGCCAGCCCTGGAACCGTCATCGACACACCCTGCCCTCGGTGCAGAGCTGGCAGGAAATACGCAATCTCTGTTTGTAG
- a CDS encoding OB-fold nucleic acid binding domain-containing protein — protein sequence MFSLRKILIHTALTLTLVTPALLHAGEAQPAATDQAAAAQAPLDGVPLQGKIIETMDSNGYTYLLLDRSQGKVWVAIPQTAVKVGQEVNCAPGLTMNNFTSKTLNRSFAAIIFSPGIEKEAAAQTESEPHKEGFAAALQAEQAQGGGADSMSMGPSTGSAGAIVPSGDVTVIKATGPNSYTVGECFEEGKELKGKTVRVRGKVMKVSRMIMGKNWIHLQDGTGNPLKNHHDLVVTSTDDPKEGAIITIAGTLNFDRDFGAGYKYEVIVEDAKVEK from the coding sequence ATGTTTTCTTTGCGAAAAATTCTTATCCACACCGCCCTGACCCTGACCCTGGTTACGCCTGCGCTCCTCCATGCCGGAGAAGCCCAGCCGGCTGCGACCGATCAAGCCGCTGCGGCCCAGGCCCCTCTTGACGGAGTCCCCCTGCAGGGAAAAATCATCGAAACCATGGACAGCAACGGCTATACCTATCTTCTCCTGGACCGATCCCAGGGCAAGGTGTGGGTGGCCATACCGCAGACAGCGGTCAAGGTCGGCCAGGAGGTCAACTGCGCCCCCGGCCTGACCATGAACAACTTCACCTCCAAAACCCTCAACCGCAGCTTTGCGGCGATTATCTTTTCCCCAGGGATCGAAAAGGAGGCTGCGGCCCAAACGGAAAGCGAACCGCACAAGGAGGGCTTTGCAGCAGCCCTTCAGGCGGAGCAGGCACAGGGCGGTGGAGCGGATAGCATGTCCATGGGCCCTTCCACCGGCAGCGCCGGAGCCATCGTCCCCTCGGGCGATGTCACTGTGATCAAGGCCACCGGCCCCAACAGCTACACCGTGGGCGAGTGTTTTGAAGAGGGCAAGGAACTCAAGGGGAAAACCGTGCGGGTACGCGGCAAGGTGATGAAAGTCTCCCGCATGATCATGGGCAAAAACTGGATCCATCTTCAAGACGGAACCGGCAATCCCCTGAAAAATCACCACGACCTGGTGGTCACCTCGACGGACGATCCAAAGGAGGGGGCAATCATCACCATCGCCGGCACACTCAACTTTGATCGCGATTTCGGCGCCGGCTACAAATACGAGGTGATCGTCGAAGATGCCAAGGTGGAAAAATGA
- the glgX gene encoding glycogen debranching protein GlgX, protein MKITFRIDEGMPLPLGSSLTPQGMNFALFSRHAVAVTLVIASNEQQDSWEIPLDPRRHKTGDIWHIRLVDPPADFRYGYRIDGRYDPTVSGHAYDHRRILLDPYARQLHSPDWGRDRSCLGSEPCCMPDTSPYDWEGDRPLNIPLRDSIIYELHVRGFTRDPSSGVKHPGTFRGLSEKIVYLKKLGITAVELMPVTEFNENEPTFVNPFTRKPLKNFWGYSPLSFFAPKCSYSSNMEAPLKEFRDMVKALHRAGIEVILDIVYNHTAEGGADGPTTSFRGIDNTIYYLLDPWTRSYLNYSGCGNTCNCNHPIVRTLIMDALHWWVMEMHVDGFRFDLASILGRDPQGNVLTNPPVVEMIAEDPILADTKIIAEAWDAAGLYQVGSFSPHPRWAEWNGRFRDDVRAFCCGRPGMVPALATRIAGSSDLYQAHGRSPSNSINFITSHDGFTLADLVSFNEKHNLDNGEDNRDGDNNNTSWNSGIEGPSLSKNIRILRSRRQRTMATILLLSQGVPMLVAGDEFGRSQKGNNNAWCQDNAISWIDWSLARENVHLLRFFRKLIALRKAHPLFRREDFFPHAPDGTEMAHSLQITWQGLIPGRQDWATECRTLAFLLTGASLDPADDDFFVMLNAHPQQVADFSVPPPSRKRRWVRIIDTGRPGPRDFVDPDRGDTVECGQKVTVANMGCVVLQSQP, encoded by the coding sequence ATGAAAATCACTTTCCGCATAGATGAGGGCATGCCCCTCCCCCTAGGCAGCAGCCTGACCCCACAGGGGATGAACTTCGCCCTCTTCTCCCGCCACGCTGTGGCAGTCACGCTGGTGATCGCCTCCAATGAACAGCAGGACTCCTGGGAAATTCCTCTGGATCCACGGCGCCACAAAACGGGCGATATCTGGCATATCCGCCTGGTCGACCCACCCGCGGATTTCCGCTACGGCTACCGCATCGACGGCCGATACGACCCGACCGTATCGGGGCACGCCTACGATCACCGACGTATCCTGCTCGATCCCTATGCCAGGCAGCTGCATTCACCCGATTGGGGCCGGGATCGCAGCTGCCTGGGAAGCGAACCCTGCTGCATGCCGGACACCTCCCCCTATGACTGGGAGGGCGATCGGCCACTCAACATCCCCCTGCGCGACAGCATCATCTATGAGCTGCACGTACGGGGGTTTACCCGCGATCCCTCCTCCGGGGTCAAACATCCTGGAACCTTTCGGGGGCTCAGCGAAAAAATCGTCTATCTCAAAAAGCTCGGTATTACCGCAGTCGAACTGATGCCGGTGACCGAGTTCAACGAAAACGAACCCACTTTCGTCAATCCCTTTACCCGGAAACCGCTGAAAAACTTCTGGGGGTACAGCCCACTCTCCTTTTTTGCGCCCAAATGCAGTTACAGCAGCAACATGGAGGCACCGCTCAAGGAATTCCGCGATATGGTCAAGGCCCTGCACAGGGCCGGGATCGAGGTCATCCTCGATATCGTCTACAACCACACCGCAGAGGGCGGAGCTGACGGGCCGACCACCAGTTTCCGCGGGATCGACAACACCATCTACTATTTGCTCGATCCCTGGACCAGGAGCTATCTCAACTATTCCGGCTGCGGCAACACCTGCAACTGCAATCATCCCATTGTCCGCACCCTGATCATGGATGCACTCCACTGGTGGGTCATGGAGATGCATGTGGATGGATTTCGTTTCGACCTGGCTTCAATTCTGGGACGCGACCCTCAAGGGAATGTGCTGACCAATCCGCCGGTGGTGGAGATGATCGCCGAGGACCCCATCCTCGCCGACACCAAAATCATAGCCGAGGCCTGGGATGCGGCCGGGCTCTACCAGGTTGGCAGCTTTTCCCCCCATCCCCGTTGGGCGGAATGGAACGGCCGTTTTCGTGATGACGTCCGTGCCTTTTGTTGCGGGCGGCCCGGCATGGTCCCGGCACTGGCGACCCGCATCGCAGGCAGCTCAGACCTGTATCAGGCCCACGGACGCAGCCCGAGCAACTCGATCAATTTCATCACCAGCCACGATGGGTTCACCCTGGCCGATCTGGTGAGCTTCAACGAAAAGCACAACCTGGACAACGGTGAAGACAACCGCGACGGCGACAACAACAATACCAGCTGGAACAGCGGCATCGAGGGACCAAGCCTCAGCAAAAACATTCGCATCCTCCGTTCCCGCCGCCAACGCACCATGGCCACCATTCTCCTTCTCTCGCAAGGTGTACCGATGCTTGTGGCTGGCGACGAATTCGGCCGCAGCCAAAAGGGCAACAACAATGCCTGGTGCCAGGATAACGCCATCAGCTGGATAGACTGGTCCCTTGCCAGGGAAAATGTCCATCTCCTCCGCTTTTTCCGCAAACTCATCGCCCTGCGAAAAGCCCATCCCCTGTTTCGCCGCGAAGATTTTTTTCCTCATGCTCCGGATGGCACAGAGATGGCCCACAGTCTGCAGATCACCTGGCAGGGCCTGATTCCTGGTCGCCAGGACTGGGCCACGGAGTGCCGCACCCTGGCCTTCCTCCTCACCGGTGCGTCCCTTGATCCTGCGGACGACGATTTTTTTGTGATGCTGAACGCTCATCCCCAGCAGGTGGCCGATTTCAGCGTTCCGCCACCCTCGCGCAAACGCAGGTGGGTACGGATCATCGATACCGGTCGCCCGGGCCCGCGGGACTTCGTTGACCCGGACCGGGGAGATACTGTAGAGTGCGGCCAAAAAGTTACTGTTGCCAATATGGGCTGTGTTGTTCTGCAGTCACAACCCTAA
- the typA gene encoding translational GTPase TypA, with protein sequence MDQQFIRNVAIIAHVDHGKTTLVDQLFRHSGMFRENQQVAERLMDSMDLERERGITIASKNGSYTYGDYQINIIDTPGHADFGGQVERVLRMADGAVLLVDAQEGPMPQTFFVVKKALAAGLPILVVVNKIDKPAARCDWVVDQVFGLLDRLDAPDHILDFPVVYASAKAGYALVEPDDPVTPESGMQAVSEMIVKHVPPPAGDADAPLQLQVNTIDYSPYMGRLGIGKIVNGKLDLRTPLAVARRDGSISPVRINKIFGFSGSTKVPVDSASVGDIVAVAGMEDVTVGVTFTDPANPQPLPLIEIDPPTISMNFIPNDSPFAGQDGKFVTSRHLEDRLSRETLSDVALQVEPLTEGVGYRVSGRGELHLSILIEKMRREEYEFQVTRPQVIMREVDGQLMEPYEELSVDVDEQFQGVVIEKLGKLKGVMTDMVVEKEMTRMKFKIPTRGLLGYRSVFMTDTRGMGVMNYIFAEWGPYAGDIQNRVNGVMIVKEPCTTVAYALFNLQDRGKLFLGPGIDVYPGMIIGEHCRPADLIVNPAKGKKLTNMRASGSDEAVILTPPVDMSLEDCISYINDDELVEVTPKAIRLRKRKDAKIRG encoded by the coding sequence ATGGATCAGCAGTTTATTCGCAATGTCGCTATTATTGCCCATGTCGACCACGGCAAAACCACCTTGGTTGACCAACTCTTTCGCCACAGTGGTATGTTTCGCGAAAACCAGCAGGTGGCGGAGCGGCTCATGGATTCCATGGATCTGGAGCGGGAACGCGGCATCACCATTGCCTCGAAAAACGGTTCGTACACCTACGGCGACTACCAGATCAACATCATCGATACCCCGGGCCATGCCGATTTCGGCGGTCAGGTTGAACGGGTTTTGCGTATGGCCGACGGCGCCGTGCTCCTGGTCGATGCCCAGGAAGGCCCCATGCCGCAGACCTTTTTCGTGGTCAAGAAGGCCCTTGCCGCCGGTCTGCCGATTCTGGTGGTGGTCAACAAGATCGACAAGCCCGCAGCCCGTTGCGACTGGGTTGTCGATCAGGTCTTCGGCCTGCTGGACCGGCTCGATGCTCCGGATCATATTCTTGACTTTCCGGTGGTCTATGCCTCGGCCAAGGCCGGCTATGCCCTGGTTGAGCCCGATGACCCTGTCACCCCGGAAAGCGGTATGCAGGCTGTTTCCGAAATGATCGTCAAGCATGTTCCGCCGCCTGCGGGGGATGCGGATGCCCCCCTGCAGCTGCAGGTCAACACCATCGACTATTCGCCCTATATGGGACGTCTGGGCATCGGCAAGATCGTCAACGGCAAGTTGGATTTGCGCACTCCCCTGGCCGTGGCCCGTCGTGACGGTTCGATCTCACCGGTGCGGATCAACAAGATTTTTGGGTTCAGCGGTTCCACCAAGGTGCCGGTGGACAGCGCCTCGGTCGGCGACATCGTTGCCGTTGCCGGCATGGAGGACGTCACCGTGGGCGTGACCTTCACCGACCCGGCCAATCCTCAGCCCCTGCCGCTGATTGAGATCGATCCGCCCACCATCTCGATGAATTTCATTCCCAACGATTCCCCCTTTGCCGGGCAGGACGGCAAGTTCGTTACTTCGCGCCATCTCGAGGACCGGCTCAGCCGGGAAACCCTTTCCGACGTGGCACTGCAGGTCGAACCCCTGACCGAGGGCGTGGGCTATCGCGTCTCCGGTCGTGGAGAGTTGCATCTTTCCATTCTTATTGAGAAAATGCGCCGGGAGGAGTATGAGTTCCAGGTAACCCGTCCCCAGGTGATCATGCGCGAGGTCGACGGCCAGCTGATGGAGCCCTACGAGGAGCTGTCGGTGGATGTGGACGAGCAGTTCCAGGGCGTGGTCATCGAAAAGCTGGGCAAGCTTAAAGGGGTGATGACCGACATGGTGGTGGAGAAGGAGATGACCCGGATGAAGTTCAAGATCCCCACCCGCGGTCTTCTCGGCTATCGTTCGGTCTTCATGACCGACACCCGCGGTATGGGGGTGATGAACTATATTTTTGCCGAGTGGGGCCCCTATGCCGGCGACATCCAGAACCGGGTCAACGGGGTGATGATCGTCAAGGAACCCTGCACCACCGTGGCCTATGCCCTGTTTAACCTCCAGGACCGCGGCAAGCTCTTCCTCGGTCCCGGAATCGACGTCTATCCCGGTATGATCATCGGCGAGCATTGTCGGCCCGCGGATTTGATCGTCAACCCGGCCAAGGGCAAGAAGCTGACCAACATGCGTGCCTCGGGTTCGGATGAAGCGGTTATTCTGACGCCGCCGGTTGACATGAGTCTTGAGGACTGCATATCGTACATCAATGATGATGAACTGGTGGAAGTTACACCCAAGGCTATTCGTCTACGCAAACGCAAGGACGCCAAAATCCGGGGATAA
- a CDS encoding GDSL-type esterase/lipase family protein yields the protein MINLLMLGDSLVEWGDWPRHLPEVAVINRGIAGEMTEELSVRLMDEIEACPDPDAVLIQSGTNNLLFGYRLFPVMLTTMLQRLRLCYPGVPLIVNSLMPMPIVASHDLEEVNRELAEAAATTENCHFLDTVAPFLEHCLPITHPGFLNDQVHLSTRGYQVWAATIKSKLEELFPGKMGD from the coding sequence ATGATAAATCTGCTGATGTTGGGCGATTCACTGGTGGAATGGGGCGACTGGCCTCGCCACCTGCCAGAGGTTGCGGTGATCAATCGTGGAATCGCCGGCGAAATGACCGAGGAGCTCTCCGTCCGATTGATGGATGAAATTGAGGCCTGCCCCGATCCGGACGCGGTCCTGATTCAATCCGGCACCAACAACCTCCTCTTTGGCTATCGACTCTTTCCCGTCATGCTCACGACCATGCTGCAACGCCTGCGCCTCTGCTACCCGGGCGTGCCCTTGATCGTCAACTCGCTCATGCCCATGCCCATTGTCGCCTCCCATGATCTGGAAGAGGTCAACCGGGAACTGGCAGAGGCGGCAGCTACCACCGAAAACTGCCATTTTCTGGATACGGTCGCGCCCTTTCTCGAGCACTGCCTGCCCATCACCCACCCCGGTTTCCTCAACGACCAGGTACACCTCAGCACCAGGGGCTATCAGGTTTGGGCTGCCACCATCAAGAGCAAGCTGGAAGAACTTTTTCCCGGCAAAATGGGCGATTGA
- a CDS encoding DUF1566 domain-containing protein yields the protein MGLFNKLVISGIPAIDWEMTPDYTFGTFESWGGRERIRNNNERIYYFFIDAWDDEPKLCLMERGVKHAQVVAEILAPAEMVRRCVQEQGKAALYERTFAINETLKQWLLKHVVNTDDDSKVVLLKHPEHHELGDSGLTKRTSQEPIQAQIALPNQAEELSEEDVVQLVKQYDFADQERNPEGCFASKLVDNNDDLTVSDTVTGLMWQRSGLDIMSHRSMRREVARLNAENFAGYSDWRLPTMAEALSLLEQEKTAHDQYLPRCFSGEQPFVFVDAVRKPGGQWFVDFKQGRAFWSSGTIPGGFGRLCRTEK from the coding sequence ATGGGTTTATTCAACAAATTAGTGATTTCAGGCATTCCGGCAATCGATTGGGAGATGACACCTGACTACACCTTTGGAACCTTTGAGAGCTGGGGCGGTAGGGAGCGGATTCGCAACAACAATGAGCGGATCTATTATTTTTTCATCGACGCCTGGGATGATGAACCCAAGCTTTGCCTCATGGAGCGAGGGGTCAAGCATGCGCAGGTCGTCGCAGAGATTCTCGCCCCGGCGGAGATGGTCCGCCGGTGTGTCCAGGAGCAAGGAAAGGCCGCCCTCTATGAGCGGACCTTTGCCATCAATGAGACCTTGAAGCAGTGGCTGCTGAAGCACGTGGTCAACACCGATGACGACTCCAAGGTGGTGCTGCTCAAGCACCCCGAGCACCATGAACTTGGCGATTCGGGACTGACCAAGCGTACCTCGCAGGAGCCGATACAGGCACAGATCGCGCTCCCGAACCAGGCGGAGGAGTTGAGCGAGGAAGATGTGGTTCAACTGGTGAAACAGTATGATTTTGCTGATCAGGAGAGAAATCCCGAGGGTTGTTTTGCGAGCAAGCTCGTTGACAACAACGACGACCTGACCGTTAGCGACACCGTGACCGGTTTGATGTGGCAGCGGAGTGGGCTTGACATCATGAGCCATCGGTCCATGCGGCGTGAGGTTGCGCGGCTGAATGCGGAAAATTTTGCCGGCTACTCCGACTGGCGGCTGCCGACGATGGCCGAGGCGCTTTCGCTGCTGGAGCAGGAAAAAACGGCCCATGATCAATATCTGCCCCGCTGTTTTTCCGGGGAACAGCCGTTTGTCTTTGTCGATGCAGTGAGAAAACCGGGCGGGCAGTGGTTTGTCGATTTCAAGCAGGGGAGGGCCTTTTGGTCTTCAGGCACCATTCCCGGTGGTTTCGGGCGCCTGTGTCGGACGGAAAAATAG
- a CDS encoding NUDIX hydrolase — translation MQCPSCGAKITVYRNPTPTVDVIIETEGGIVLIERKNPPYGWAIPGGFVDYGESYEDAAQREAKEETGLTVTLQRQLHTYSDPNRDARQHTASTVFIATASGQPVAADDAQKAEIFSEHNLPQLAFDHAKILSDYFAFKATGKLPLYA, via the coding sequence ATGCAATGCCCCAGCTGCGGCGCAAAGATCACTGTCTACCGTAATCCCACGCCCACAGTGGATGTCATTATCGAAACCGAGGGCGGCATCGTGCTCATCGAGCGCAAGAATCCGCCCTACGGCTGGGCCATTCCCGGCGGTTTTGTCGATTACGGGGAGTCGTATGAGGATGCCGCCCAAAGGGAGGCCAAAGAGGAAACGGGACTGACGGTAACGTTGCAGCGGCAGCTGCACACCTATTCCGATCCCAACCGGGACGCCCGGCAACACACAGCCTCAACGGTCTTCATTGCCACGGCCAGCGGACAACCGGTGGCCGCCGATGATGCGCAGAAAGCAGAAATTTTCTCTGAGCACAACCTGCCGCAGCTGGCCTTTGATCATGCCAAGATTCTTAGTGATTACTTTGCCTTCAAGGCAACGGGGAAGCTGCCACTGTACGCCTGA